One genomic segment of Amycolatopsis sp. Hca4 includes these proteins:
- a CDS encoding chitobiase/beta-hexosaminidase C-terminal domain-containing protein has protein sequence MNRTLDKLRRRGPGLALVASALLVAAGLSAPAALAADDYTQSVTQPSSSQVQISFTPTTPALYVDVHYTGVPGLGQQNVRMTNGSGTWRTTVNGLSSGNVLDYWFTYEKNGPQYDTPHFSYTVGGGGTTTVAAPTFSPPGGTYSSAQTVTISSATSGATIRYTTDGSTPTASSTLYSGPISVPNSRTVNAIALKSGSTTSPVSSATYTIGTQAGCPTQSDTPNFGSNVRIFDPSMSAATIQAQLDTDFNNQKDTLTAQMADRRVAHLFKPGTYNNVHDNVGFYTSVAGLGQNPGDVLINGDVTVDAFNASDNGVALQNFWRSAENMAVNPSGGNERWAVAQAAPFRRMDVRGGLQLYPASYGYASGGYIADTKVAGQAASVSQQQWYTRDSQLGSWNGGVWNMVFSGTSGAPATTFPNPPETTLATTPVSRDVPYLYVDGTGKYRVFLPSLRTNASGPSWANGSTPGTSAPMSQFYVVKSGDTAASINNALAAGCNLFFTPGVYHLNQTLNVTKANTTILGIGYPTLVPDNGVNAMQVSDVDGVRLKGLLFDAGTTNSQALLTVGQSGSSASHASNPTTVQDVFFRIGGAIAGKATNSLIVNSSDTIIDHIWAWRADHGNAGTVGWTTNTADTGLVVNGANVLATGLFVEHYQKYQVIWNGQGGRTIFFQNEMPYDVPNQASWNAPSGVAGYAAYKVGSNVTSHEAWGLGSYCFFDTNPAVSSYHAFEVPNTSGVRFHSLLTVSLNYRGTITHVINDTGGVTPSGTVPVNVVSYP, from the coding sequence GTGAACCGGACCTTGGACAAATTACGACGACGCGGCCCGGGCCTCGCGCTCGTGGCCTCGGCACTGCTGGTGGCGGCCGGGCTCAGCGCCCCGGCCGCGCTGGCCGCGGACGACTACACCCAGAGCGTCACGCAGCCCAGCTCCAGCCAGGTGCAGATCAGCTTCACCCCGACGACCCCGGCGCTGTACGTGGACGTCCACTACACCGGCGTCCCCGGCCTCGGCCAGCAGAACGTCCGGATGACCAACGGCTCGGGCACCTGGCGGACCACCGTCAACGGCCTGAGCAGCGGGAACGTCCTCGACTACTGGTTCACCTACGAGAAGAACGGCCCGCAGTACGACACCCCGCACTTCAGCTACACCGTCGGCGGCGGCGGCACGACGACGGTCGCGGCGCCGACGTTCAGCCCGCCCGGTGGCACGTACTCCTCCGCTCAGACGGTGACGATCAGCAGCGCCACCTCCGGCGCGACCATCCGGTACACGACGGACGGCTCGACGCCCACCGCGTCCTCGACGCTCTACAGTGGACCGATCAGCGTCCCGAACTCCCGCACGGTCAACGCGATCGCGCTGAAGTCCGGCTCGACGACGTCCCCGGTGTCGAGCGCGACCTACACGATCGGCACCCAGGCGGGCTGCCCGACGCAGTCCGACACCCCGAACTTCGGGTCGAACGTGCGGATCTTCGACCCGAGCATGTCGGCGGCGACGATCCAGGCGCAGCTGGACACGGACTTCAACAACCAGAAGGACACGCTGACCGCGCAGATGGCGGACCGGCGCGTCGCGCACCTGTTCAAGCCGGGCACTTACAACAATGTGCACGACAACGTCGGCTTTTACACCTCGGTCGCCGGCCTCGGCCAGAACCCGGGCGACGTGCTGATCAACGGTGACGTCACCGTCGACGCCTTCAACGCCTCCGACAACGGCGTCGCGCTGCAGAACTTCTGGCGCTCGGCGGAGAACATGGCGGTCAACCCCTCCGGCGGCAACGAGCGCTGGGCGGTGGCGCAGGCCGCGCCGTTCCGCCGGATGGACGTCCGCGGCGGGCTGCAGCTGTACCCGGCGAGCTACGGCTACGCCAGTGGCGGCTACATCGCCGACACGAAGGTGGCCGGCCAGGCCGCATCGGTCTCGCAGCAGCAGTGGTACACCCGCGACTCCCAGCTCGGCAGCTGGAACGGCGGCGTCTGGAACATGGTCTTCTCCGGCACCAGCGGCGCGCCGGCGACCACGTTCCCGAACCCGCCGGAGACCACGCTGGCGACCACCCCGGTCTCCCGCGACGTGCCCTACCTCTACGTCGACGGCACCGGCAAGTACCGCGTGTTCCTGCCTTCGCTGCGCACGAACGCGTCCGGCCCGAGCTGGGCGAACGGCAGCACCCCCGGCACCTCGGCGCCGATGAGCCAGTTCTACGTCGTCAAGTCCGGCGACACGGCCGCCTCGATCAACAACGCGCTCGCCGCGGGCTGCAACCTGTTCTTCACGCCGGGCGTCTACCACCTCAACCAGACGCTCAACGTGACCAAGGCGAACACGACCATCCTCGGCATCGGCTACCCGACGCTGGTGCCCGACAACGGCGTCAACGCCATGCAGGTGTCCGATGTGGACGGTGTCCGGCTCAAGGGCCTGCTCTTCGACGCCGGCACGACGAACTCGCAGGCGCTGCTGACGGTCGGCCAGTCCGGCTCGTCGGCGTCGCACGCGTCGAACCCGACGACCGTCCAGGACGTCTTCTTCCGGATCGGCGGCGCGATCGCGGGCAAGGCGACGAACAGCCTCATCGTCAACAGCTCCGACACGATCATCGACCACATCTGGGCTTGGCGGGCCGACCACGGCAACGCGGGCACGGTCGGCTGGACCACCAACACCGCCGACACCGGGCTCGTGGTCAACGGCGCGAACGTGCTGGCCACCGGCCTGTTCGTCGAGCACTACCAGAAGTACCAGGTGATCTGGAACGGCCAGGGCGGGCGGACGATCTTCTTCCAGAACGAGATGCCCTACGACGTGCCGAACCAGGCGTCGTGGAACGCGCCGTCGGGCGTGGCCGGGTACGCCGCCTACAAGGTCGGGTCGAACGTGACGTCCCATGAGGCATGGGGTCTCGGGAGCTACTGCTTCTTCGACACGAACCCGGCAGTGTCCAGCTACCACGCGTTCGAGGTGCCGAACACCAGCGGCGTCCGGTTCCACAGCCTGCTGACGGTGTCGCTCAACTACCGCGGCACGATCACGCACGTCATCAACGACACCGGTGGTGTCACGCCTTCGGGCACGGTGCCGGTCAACGTGGTCAGCTACCCGTAA
- a CDS encoding S53 family peptidase codes for MARPRLFRSLVVLSLIAAPLTVATSTAEAAPLQSGGVVNFGCANSGKFHCLGKAVRSPKGNGPLVVSTPVGYGPAEIQAAYNLGGLHANGRTVAIVDAQDAPTAEADLAKFRSARGLSPCTTANGCFKKVNQNGAASPLPAPDYGWAEEISLDLDAVSATCPDCHILLVEADSPDTDPLMTAVDTAAATPGVVAISNSYGGSEDSTILAADAHLNHPGIAVTASSGDSGYGVSWPASSPYVTAVGGTTLKKSTTAARGWTETTWSGSGSGCSTLEAKPSWQHDTGCAKRTVADVSAVADPATGLGVYDTYNSCGSSSWCDFLLSLGLAQGADGWVQVGGTSLSSPVIASVYALAGNSVTSGSYPYAHTSGLYDVTSGSNGSCGGTYLCTAGAGYDGPTGLGTPNGTSGF; via the coding sequence ATGGCCCGTCCACGGTTGTTCCGGTCCCTCGTCGTCCTCTCCCTGATCGCGGCCCCGCTGACGGTGGCCACCTCGACCGCCGAAGCCGCCCCGCTGCAGAGCGGCGGCGTGGTGAACTTCGGCTGCGCGAACTCCGGCAAGTTCCACTGCCTCGGCAAGGCGGTCCGGTCGCCGAAGGGCAACGGCCCGCTGGTCGTCTCGACCCCGGTCGGCTACGGGCCGGCCGAGATCCAGGCCGCGTACAACCTCGGCGGGCTGCACGCGAACGGCCGCACGGTCGCCATCGTGGACGCCCAGGACGCGCCGACGGCGGAAGCCGACCTGGCCAAGTTCCGGTCCGCCCGCGGGCTGTCCCCGTGCACGACGGCCAACGGCTGCTTCAAGAAGGTCAACCAGAACGGCGCGGCGAGCCCGCTCCCGGCGCCCGACTACGGCTGGGCCGAAGAGATCAGCCTCGACCTCGACGCGGTGTCGGCGACCTGCCCGGACTGCCACATCCTGCTGGTGGAGGCCGACTCCCCGGACACCGACCCGCTGATGACCGCGGTCGACACGGCCGCGGCGACACCGGGCGTGGTGGCGATCTCCAACAGCTACGGCGGCTCCGAGGACTCGACGATCCTCGCCGCGGACGCGCACCTGAACCACCCGGGCATCGCGGTGACGGCGTCCTCGGGCGACTCCGGTTACGGCGTCAGCTGGCCGGCCTCCTCTCCGTACGTCACGGCGGTCGGCGGCACGACGCTGAAGAAGTCCACGACCGCCGCCCGCGGCTGGACCGAAACGACGTGGAGCGGCAGCGGCAGCGGATGCTCCACTTTGGAGGCCAAGCCGTCCTGGCAGCACGACACCGGGTGTGCGAAGAGGACGGTCGCGGACGTCTCGGCGGTCGCGGACCCGGCCACCGGGCTCGGCGTGTACGACACGTACAACAGCTGCGGCAGCTCGTCGTGGTGCGACTTCCTGCTGTCGCTCGGTCTGGCCCAGGGCGCGGACGGCTGGGTCCAGGTCGGCGGCACGAGCCTGTCGTCTCCGGTGATCGCGAGCGTGTACGCACTGGCCGGCAACTCGGTGACGTCGGGCTCGTACCCGTACGCGCACACGAGCGGCCTGTACGACGTGACGTCCGGCTCGAACGGCAGCTGCGGCGGCACGTACCTCTGCACGGCGGGCGCGGGCTACGACGGGCCGACCGGGCTGGGCACGCCGAACGGCACGTCCGGGTTCTGA
- a CDS encoding alpha-L-fucosidase — translation MRIRLLACLATAVALVASLVSPANAELYHPRQDWLRASTAGLFLHWGMFTAPRHTDCAAWERDVTDGGWTPGYWIDEATKLGASYVVLTTFHSRLGYARPWPSKIPGSCSTQRDFLGELIAAGRAKGVRVMLYMTDDPQWHNETGHESLDSAAYSAYKGKPVDLTTRPGFGEFSYDLFDEVMDRYSDLAGFWIDNDNEYWEQHGLYEHIREKRPSWLLSNNNEDTPIMDTISNEQKTGMTPSYDYPQAVYTPMPRLTEADYKLPTNGDWWYSGGDQAVDFRLSTGRYITNAGSSIKSLMAETAMLNGKFPPQQEAFNNFMASWTQPIKESLTGTEGGGYMYGGLQPGFWNDGAHGVITVKAATQYVHVLTRPSTDLVRLRDNGYRITGVSDLRTGKPMRFAQSGGYLSILDIRDWDTYDTVFKVDTAGREYLYDKSTIKATASANSATAANLVDGSYLNYWDAGGQLPVSVTLDLGRKRSTAYLAVHERESSPTYARESFGRAEDSARIKDYRVHASDDGKTWRTVRTGALPSNRGVQFIDIGEVHARYLQLEVLNTWSGPQAKPFYRQLALDEVDVAYGYPDPRGEVPLEAESWRNGFEGKASPEWCEACSGTNAVTGLDRGAVVFRDVQATGPSRLQLDTTGPGTLAVSVNGAAPVTVAAPGAIAVPTVAGANTIRVSGSTGLDRIAVAPLPPESYTPRTTLTVQPTGIQWVSPGQQSLRITASLRLDVDDPIDQVSLAPVVPAGWTVTGGPATTSVLGLGQVLSGSWTVTAPAAQDVSIPVTASFTTLGRAKSVSKPVQVKQRPADRVFMREAEDSANDIGDAGVTNCSPCSGGQKVRNIGGSAGAAVTFPDVTVPTAGQYPLYLDFTVNGDRSYFVSVNGGAPVEVKVSGAGNNTPYTTSVPVPLTAGANTIRIGNDRSGAPDLDRISLG, via the coding sequence TTGAGAATCCGACTGCTTGCCTGCCTCGCCACCGCCGTTGCGCTGGTGGCGAGCCTCGTCAGTCCTGCGAACGCCGAGCTCTACCACCCTCGCCAAGACTGGCTGCGGGCCTCGACCGCCGGGCTGTTCCTGCACTGGGGCATGTTCACCGCGCCGCGGCACACCGACTGCGCCGCCTGGGAGCGCGACGTCACCGATGGCGGCTGGACACCGGGCTACTGGATCGACGAGGCCACGAAGCTGGGCGCGTCCTACGTCGTCCTCACCACCTTCCACAGCCGGCTGGGCTACGCGCGGCCGTGGCCGTCGAAGATCCCCGGGAGCTGCTCGACCCAACGCGACTTCCTCGGCGAACTGATCGCCGCCGGGCGGGCCAAGGGTGTCCGCGTCATGCTCTACATGACCGATGATCCTCAGTGGCACAACGAAACCGGCCACGAATCCCTCGACTCGGCCGCCTACTCCGCCTATAAGGGCAAGCCGGTCGACCTGACCACCCGGCCCGGCTTCGGCGAGTTCTCCTACGACCTCTTCGACGAGGTCATGGACCGCTACTCCGACCTCGCCGGCTTCTGGATCGACAACGACAACGAGTACTGGGAGCAGCACGGGCTCTACGAGCACATCCGCGAAAAGCGCCCATCCTGGTTGCTGAGCAACAACAACGAAGACACGCCGATCATGGACACGATCAGCAACGAGCAGAAGACCGGCATGACACCGTCCTACGACTACCCGCAGGCCGTCTACACGCCGATGCCGCGGCTCACCGAGGCCGACTACAAGCTGCCGACCAACGGCGACTGGTGGTACAGCGGCGGTGACCAGGCCGTCGACTTCCGGCTCTCCACCGGCCGCTACATCACGAACGCCGGCTCCTCGATCAAGTCGCTGATGGCCGAAACCGCCATGCTGAACGGGAAGTTCCCGCCCCAGCAGGAGGCGTTCAACAACTTCATGGCGTCCTGGACGCAGCCGATCAAGGAATCGCTGACCGGCACCGAGGGCGGCGGCTACATGTACGGCGGCCTGCAGCCCGGCTTCTGGAACGACGGCGCGCACGGCGTGATCACGGTGAAAGCGGCAACCCAGTACGTGCACGTCCTGACCCGGCCGTCGACCGACCTGGTCCGGCTGCGGGACAACGGTTACCGCATCACCGGCGTCTCGGACCTGCGCACCGGGAAGCCGATGCGGTTCGCTCAGTCCGGCGGCTACCTGTCCATCTTGGACATCCGGGACTGGGACACCTACGACACCGTGTTCAAAGTGGACACCGCGGGCCGGGAGTACCTCTACGACAAGAGCACGATCAAGGCGACGGCGTCGGCCAACTCGGCAACGGCGGCGAACCTCGTCGACGGCAGCTACCTCAACTACTGGGACGCGGGCGGGCAGCTCCCGGTCTCGGTGACGCTGGACCTCGGCCGGAAGCGGTCGACGGCCTACCTCGCGGTGCACGAGCGCGAATCGTCGCCGACGTACGCGCGGGAGTCCTTCGGCCGCGCCGAGGATTCCGCGCGCATCAAGGACTACCGCGTCCACGCCAGCGACGACGGGAAGACCTGGCGCACCGTCCGCACCGGCGCCCTGCCGAGCAACCGCGGCGTCCAGTTCATCGACATCGGCGAGGTGCACGCGCGGTACCTGCAACTGGAAGTGCTGAACACCTGGTCCGGGCCGCAGGCCAAGCCGTTCTACCGGCAGCTCGCGCTCGACGAGGTCGACGTCGCCTACGGCTATCCCGACCCGCGCGGCGAGGTGCCGCTGGAAGCGGAGTCGTGGCGCAACGGCTTCGAGGGCAAGGCGTCGCCGGAGTGGTGCGAGGCTTGCTCGGGCACGAACGCCGTCACCGGCCTCGACCGCGGTGCCGTCGTCTTCCGGGACGTCCAGGCCACCGGCCCGTCGCGGCTGCAGCTGGACACGACCGGACCGGGCACGCTCGCGGTCAGCGTCAACGGCGCCGCGCCGGTCACCGTCGCCGCCCCCGGGGCGATCGCCGTGCCGACGGTCGCCGGCGCCAACACGATCCGGGTCTCCGGCAGCACCGGCCTGGACCGGATTGCGGTCGCGCCGCTGCCACCCGAGTCGTACACCCCGCGGACGACGTTGACCGTGCAACCCACCGGCATCCAATGGGTCTCGCCCGGTCAGCAGTCGCTGCGGATCACCGCATCCCTGCGGCTGGACGTCGACGACCCGATCGACCAGGTGTCGCTGGCGCCGGTGGTCCCGGCGGGCTGGACGGTCACGGGCGGCCCGGCGACGACGTCGGTGCTGGGGCTCGGCCAGGTGCTGAGCGGCTCGTGGACGGTGACCGCTCCCGCGGCCCAGGACGTGAGCATCCCGGTGACGGCGTCCTTCACGACGCTCGGACGCGCGAAGTCGGTCAGCAAGCCGGTGCAGGTCAAGCAGCGGCCCGCCGACCGGGTGTTCATGCGCGAGGCGGAGGACTCGGCGAACGACATCGGCGACGCCGGCGTCACGAACTGCTCGCCGTGCTCGGGCGGGCAGAAGGTGCGCAACATCGGTGGGAGCGCGGGCGCGGCGGTGACCTTCCCGGACGTCACCGTGCCCACGGCCGGCCAGTACCCGCTGTACCTGGACTTCACGGTCAACGGCGACCGGTCGTACTTCGTCTCGGTGAACGGCGGCGCGCCGGTCGAGGTCAAGGTCAGCGGCGCCGGGAACAACACCCCGTACACCACTTCGGTCCCGGTGCCGCTGACCGCGGGCGCCAACACGATCCGGATCGGCAACGACCGTTCCGGGGCTCCGGATCTGGATCGGATTTCACTGGGCTAG
- a CDS encoding sigma-70 family RNA polymerase sigma factor has product MNDELLARSFETHRDHLRAVAYRMLGSVTEADDAVQEAWLKLSRSDAAAVENLAGWLTTVVGRVCLDMLRSRKARREEPWEVPDPVISRDDGGPEHEVLMADSVGLALLVVLDTLTPAERLAFVLRDMFAMPFEEIASVVGRSEAATRQLASRARRRVQGAPVTPDPDLARQREVVDAFLAAARGGDFDALVSVLDPDVVLRADRGPDQGGSTEIRGAAAVANQALTFSRVGQGVVRRALVNGAAGVVATREGRPFSVLGFTVADGRIVEIDILADPARLGRLDLAVLD; this is encoded by the coding sequence GTGAACGACGAGCTCCTGGCCCGCAGCTTCGAGACCCACCGCGACCACCTCCGCGCCGTCGCCTACCGGATGCTGGGTTCGGTCACCGAGGCCGACGACGCCGTCCAGGAAGCTTGGCTCAAGCTCAGCCGGAGCGACGCCGCCGCCGTGGAAAACCTTGCCGGGTGGCTCACCACCGTTGTCGGGCGGGTCTGTCTCGACATGCTGCGCTCGCGGAAAGCCCGGCGCGAAGAACCGTGGGAAGTGCCCGATCCCGTCATCAGCCGCGACGACGGCGGCCCCGAGCACGAAGTGCTGATGGCGGACTCGGTCGGCCTCGCGCTGCTGGTCGTGCTCGACACGCTCACCCCCGCCGAACGGCTGGCGTTCGTGCTGCGGGACATGTTCGCGATGCCGTTCGAGGAGATCGCCTCGGTCGTCGGGCGGTCGGAGGCGGCGACGCGGCAGCTGGCCAGCCGGGCTCGGCGGCGGGTGCAGGGCGCTCCGGTCACGCCGGACCCGGATCTCGCCCGGCAGCGCGAAGTCGTCGACGCCTTCCTCGCCGCCGCCCGCGGTGGGGACTTCGATGCGCTCGTCTCCGTCCTGGACCCCGATGTCGTGCTGCGGGCCGACCGCGGGCCGGACCAGGGCGGCTCGACCGAGATCCGCGGGGCGGCCGCGGTCGCGAACCAGGCGCTGACGTTCTCGCGCGTCGGCCAAGGCGTGGTGCGCCGGGCCCTGGTCAACGGCGCCGCCGGCGTGGTCGCCACGCGCGAAGGCCGTCCCTTCTCGGTGCTCGGCTTCACGGTCGCCGACGGCCGGATCGTCGAGATCGACATCCTCGCCGACCCGGCCCGCCTCGGCCGGCTGGACCTCGCCGTCCTCGACTGA
- a CDS encoding SpvB/TcaC N-terminal domain-containing protein: MLVLRSGTQDAAFTPDPATGGGSFTVPLDLPPGPGGSAPALALRYATGAANGPFGDGFTLPLPHVGPSDGQAPSGPAGRLARHGDGFLLTTRSGLRHLLGPGEDGTWYLDRTEDAFGTTTAFGWAHHSGQAYLTRVAYGPYEVEFSYEPRPDVLRRGRGGTLVTTALRCTRIDLRVPASARPLVRRWTLGYDADDVTGASLLTSVALAGFDTHGAEAAAPVLRLAYAAREAPAPRRVRLTARARAGGGVSVLDAVPFHAFDELPRTGQLCEIDNGSGLRTAIEYATVAAVPVVRRVSRRESVTGQVGVTEFEYHDSRPAGFGRVVQDDLGDEYAPTLRTVRWFGREGLLAKEEIYGLDGSPAADRPYRRVEHRRRPQWTRTVTTEFERRETPVSVTTKETAFDAAGNPAREVETTERPGREPVVRETRTQYAADPDHRFTALPARVRTVDGNGKVLADRIFRYDEEPDGSAGSHGLPTAREELVLTDALVADVYGARPPDLRHHGYHRRPGEGGWWVTTFQGRLDTVSGLRTTTTDPLGHTREVRYSADRCFPEVDTDPLGNVTITRHDVRTAQVCEVTDPAGAVTTLTHDPLGRPDTVVRPGDSAELPTVRYRYDGTRVTTEQRAVSGEAEVLVTAELRDGAGRLLERRHAELLGDVVDEHHEYCARGLVCRTSRSFRDGDPRPAPAEFRYDALGRPLPVAEDRPGFGGVRDLLGRELRGEDGAVHVRDAAGNVVETRTAGGHTVFRVRDAAGRVVAVLVDDPRGTPVTTFTHHDGGLAVPLGAGPHSCGRLVRVSDECGATEFGYDAHGRRAETRWRPAHVAVEYRLDVRHRADGRIAAVTYPDAGDGRLTVFHQYDEVGRLVSVPGFVDAVDHDLSGRRAAVHYANGVSEHWADGRHVLTGPGGLLRDIEPVPAPEPPSGSEIRDAFGRLRGVHGDGVNALYSYDHTGRRVRTLVTNGSHIHEVLTPDDHYTIEDGELVVVVAGAVRQYADGRRRYLHFDDAGEIAVVTDEHGAVV; this comes from the coding sequence ATGCTTGTGCTCCGGTCGGGCACGCAGGACGCCGCCTTCACGCCGGACCCGGCGACCGGCGGCGGCAGCTTCACGGTGCCGCTCGACCTGCCGCCCGGTCCCGGCGGCAGCGCGCCTGCCCTCGCCCTGCGCTACGCGACCGGCGCGGCGAACGGCCCGTTCGGGGACGGGTTCACCCTCCCGCTGCCGCACGTCGGGCCGTCGGACGGCCAGGCGCCGTCCGGTCCGGCCGGACGGCTCGCCCGCCACGGCGACGGCTTCCTGCTGACCACCCGATCGGGCCTGCGGCACTTGCTCGGCCCCGGCGAGGACGGCACCTGGTACCTCGACCGGACCGAGGACGCCTTCGGCACCACCACCGCCTTCGGCTGGGCGCACCACAGCGGCCAGGCGTACCTGACGCGGGTCGCGTACGGCCCGTACGAGGTCGAGTTCAGCTACGAGCCGCGGCCGGACGTGCTGCGCCGGGGCCGCGGCGGCACCCTCGTCACGACCGCCCTGCGGTGCACCCGGATCGACCTGCGGGTGCCCGCTTCGGCGCGGCCGCTGGTGCGGCGGTGGACGCTCGGCTACGACGCCGACGACGTCACCGGCGCGTCCCTGCTGACGTCGGTGGCGCTCGCCGGCTTCGACACGCACGGCGCCGAAGCGGCCGCGCCGGTCCTGCGGCTGGCCTACGCCGCCCGGGAGGCGCCGGCCCCGCGGCGGGTCCGGCTGACCGCGCGGGCGCGCGCCGGCGGCGGGGTGTCGGTGCTCGACGCCGTGCCGTTCCACGCCTTCGACGAGCTGCCCCGCACCGGGCAGCTGTGCGAGATCGACAACGGGTCGGGGCTGCGGACCGCGATCGAGTACGCGACCGTCGCCGCGGTGCCGGTGGTCCGGCGGGTCTCGCGGCGCGAATCGGTGACCGGCCAGGTGGGCGTGACGGAGTTCGAGTACCACGACAGCAGGCCCGCCGGCTTCGGCCGCGTCGTCCAGGACGACCTCGGCGACGAGTACGCACCCACCCTGCGGACCGTGCGCTGGTTCGGCCGCGAAGGGCTGCTGGCCAAGGAAGAGATCTACGGGCTCGACGGCTCCCCGGCGGCCGACCGGCCGTACCGCCGCGTCGAGCACCGGCGCCGTCCACAGTGGACGCGAACGGTGACGACGGAGTTCGAGCGCCGGGAGACCCCGGTTTCGGTCACCACGAAGGAGACGGCGTTCGACGCCGCCGGGAACCCGGCGCGGGAGGTGGAGACGACCGAACGGCCCGGCCGCGAGCCGGTCGTGCGCGAGACCCGGACGCAGTACGCGGCCGACCCCGACCACCGGTTCACCGCGCTCCCGGCGCGGGTCCGCACGGTGGACGGCAACGGGAAAGTGCTGGCCGACCGGATCTTCCGGTACGACGAGGAGCCGGACGGGTCGGCAGGCTCGCACGGCCTCCCGACCGCGCGGGAGGAGCTGGTGCTCACCGACGCACTCGTCGCCGACGTCTACGGCGCGCGCCCGCCCGACCTGCGGCACCACGGCTACCACCGCCGTCCCGGCGAAGGCGGCTGGTGGGTCACGACGTTCCAGGGGCGGCTGGACACCGTCTCCGGGCTGCGCACCACGACCACCGACCCGCTCGGCCACACCCGGGAGGTGCGGTACTCGGCCGACCGCTGCTTCCCCGAGGTGGACACGGACCCGCTGGGCAACGTGACGATCACCCGCCACGACGTCCGCACGGCCCAGGTGTGCGAGGTGACCGACCCGGCGGGCGCGGTGACCACGCTGACCCACGACCCGCTGGGCCGTCCGGACACGGTCGTCCGGCCCGGTGACTCGGCGGAGCTGCCGACCGTCCGGTACCGCTACGACGGCACCCGCGTCACCACCGAGCAGCGGGCGGTCTCCGGCGAGGCGGAGGTGCTGGTGACCGCCGAGCTGCGCGACGGCGCCGGGCGGCTGCTGGAGCGGCGGCACGCGGAGCTGCTCGGCGACGTCGTCGACGAGCACCACGAGTACTGTGCGCGCGGCCTGGTGTGCCGGACGAGCCGGTCGTTCCGGGACGGCGATCCGCGGCCCGCGCCCGCGGAGTTCCGGTACGACGCGCTGGGCCGGCCGCTCCCCGTGGCCGAGGACCGCCCCGGCTTCGGTGGCGTGCGCGACCTGCTCGGGCGGGAGCTGCGGGGCGAGGACGGTGCCGTGCACGTCCGGGACGCGGCCGGGAACGTCGTCGAGACGCGGACCGCGGGCGGGCACACGGTGTTCCGCGTCCGGGACGCGGCCGGCCGGGTGGTCGCGGTGCTGGTCGACGACCCGCGTGGCACGCCGGTCACCACGTTCACCCACCACGACGGCGGGCTCGCGGTGCCACTCGGCGCGGGGCCGCACAGCTGCGGTCGCCTGGTGCGCGTGTCCGACGAATGCGGCGCGACGGAGTTCGGCTACGACGCGCACGGCCGCCGCGCCGAGACGCGCTGGCGGCCGGCGCACGTCGCGGTCGAGTACCGGCTCGACGTGCGCCACCGCGCGGACGGCCGGATCGCGGCGGTGACCTACCCCGACGCCGGCGACGGGCGGCTGACCGTGTTCCACCAGTACGACGAGGTGGGCAGGCTGGTCAGCGTGCCGGGGTTCGTCGACGCCGTCGACCACGACCTGAGCGGCCGCCGGGCGGCGGTGCACTACGCGAACGGCGTCAGCGAGCACTGGGCGGACGGACGGCACGTGCTCACCGGCCCGGGCGGGCTGCTGCGCGACATCGAGCCGGTCCCGGCACCGGAACCGCCGTCGGGCAGCGAAATCCGGGACGCGTTCGGCAGGCTGCGCGGGGTGCACGGCGACGGCGTCAACGCGCTGTACAGCTACGACCACACCGGCCGCCGCGTCCGCACCCTGGTCACCAACGGCAGCCACATCCACGAGGTCCTGACCCCGGACGACCACTACACGATCGAGGACGGCGAGCTGGTGGTCGTGGTGGCCGGCGCGGTGCGGCAGTACGCGGACGGCCGGCGCCGGTACCTGCACTTCGACGACGCCGGGGAGATCGCCGTGGTGACGGACGAGCACGGCGCGGTCGTCTAG